The genomic region CTCCAGAGTACAGACTCCAGAGTCTGAGACTCTAAATTCTGTATCTGTGGCGACGCTATGGTCTCAGAACGAGCTTAGCAAGATCCTCGGCAACAACCACTCGCGGATGAATCCTCCGAGCCTCGGCGAGCAAGGGTTCTGGGTCGTCATATCTCGCACTAATATGGTAGAGAACCAGCATCTCCACGCCAGCCTCGCCAGCAGCCCGCGCCGCGTCCAATGCTGTACTGTGGCCCTGCTCGTGGGCCTCCTCGGCCATGTCGCTGGTAAATGTCGAGTCGTGTATCAGCACCGTAGCGCCCTTCGCTGCCTCCACAACTGTTCTTGTAGGCCTCGTGTCCCCGGTATAGACTATTGTTACACGGGGCTGCTCCTCGACAACATCCTCGGGCCGAATAAGCCTCCCATCAATAACTACTGGCTCCCCGCGCTGCAGCTTGGAGAACAACGGGCCGGGCCGGAGCCCAAGCCTCGCAGCCTTCTCTAGGTTTATCTTTGGCTTCCTCGGGGGCTCCACGAGGCGATAACCATAGGCGACGCGGGCCCCATGGTCAACAGGGAAGGCTGTTGCCTCGAAGCCGTTCGGCAGGACAAGCTTCTCCCAGGGCTCAAGCTCAACGACATAGAGAGGATATGGCGGCAACCACCCCGTGTACCTAGCGGCTTCTCGGAGAAACCCGTAGAGCCCAGGAGGCCCAGCAACCAGCAAGACGTGGCGACGACCAAGCATAGACATTGACTGGAGAAGACCCGGCAAGCCGAAAACATGGTCGCCGTGGAGATGAGTAATCAGCACCGCCGCAAGCCGCAGCGGGCTAATACCGGCCTCCGTAAGCCTAGCCTGAGTACCCTCGCCGCAGTCAAGCAATACGACAGAGCCCCGATAAACCACAGCGATTCCTGGAAGTCCACGACTACGCGTAGGAACAGCCGCCGACGAGCCGAGGAACACTACACCGAGCTCCAAGACAGGCTTCTCCGTAGACCTATTGCAGCATACGCGTAAGGCTTTATCAAGAATTTGGGCGAGCTGCGGAGAAACTAGGAGCAGATACTCGTTTTACAGCTCTACTAATCTCCGATTACTACCACTCCTTATTGTATTCCAGTTCCAGCCCGGTAGCATAGTCTACGAAGACGACGCTAGTTATCCCTGCCTCCTCAAGCTCCCTACGGGCCTTGGAGAGTATAGTATTCCAGAGCGCCTGGTTAATGAACCTACAGAAGTAGCACGAGGGGTCTGTGCCATAATAGTCTAGGAAGACTATGAGCTTATTATCCCTGCTCAGCCGGAGCCTCTTAACAATACCCGACGAAACGAGGTCAACGTCGTAGCCAGGGACCTCTACCCTGCTGAGTGCCTCCTCGGCTCTCCTAAACAGCTCTAGGACGCGGGGGTCATACTGTGCAGTGTTGGGCTTCTTCCGGCCGGTCTCCCGCCTAATCCACTTGAAGATCACCCTGCTCTCCCCACTCCGGGACCACTGGTTGAACACAGGTTAAAGAAGGGCTCGGCCCACCCCTAGCCAGCTTCACGGCCCAGGAGGGCTCAGCGGGACTGCGCGCGCGGGGCTCACTCCTCACAGCCGCTTCAGCTAATCCCCTGTAGGTAAGGGTCAGGAATCCCCCCTATGTTTATCCCGCACCTATGTCTTGAAGGCTTAGCTTCTGTAGCCACTCGGCGAGCTCGTCTGCGTATCGAAACACGTGGTAACTGTGCTGGTCGAATACTATGTATTTCTCCGGCCTTGCCGGCAGCCTGTTAAGCCATGCGGCTATGGCCTCGTAGGCGTCATAGTAGGTCTGAACCGTCACTGTGCCGTGCTCGTAGCCCGATGAGTCAATGTACACTGTTTTGGATACTCGTAGCAGGTCCTTTGCATCGCCACACAGATCCATTGGGTTGACTAGGGTTTCTCCGAGCCGGGCCCGCATCACGACGCCCTCGAAATACAGCGCTGCAGGGTCGAAGACGTGGTAGCTCTTACCGCCCCGGGGCTCGAAGAACACGCCAAGGACTATCGCGTGTACCTCGTCCCCTCGCAGCGCCGCCACGTAGAAGAAGTGCTCATACTGTCTCTTCGTCGCCTCAAGCACGCCGTACGCCAACAAGGCTAGGTCGTCGGAGCCTCCTCCGCCGCTGGTTATCGTCTCGTTTGGCAGCTCTAGTACTCCGTGGGTCACAGAGCCCCTTACCCGCACATAGGGGTCGTCAAGGTGGCAGAGGCGCCGCGACATCCACTCCGCGAGGCGAGCAATGCGCAGCTCAACCGGATACTTGGGCGCAACAGCCACGCTCTTGGCCTCCTGGGCCGCGAGGCTCAATAGGTGCTCGACGAAGACGTAGCACGACTTATTTGTGAAGGCGATGCCAGAGTACCAGCACGAGGGAGTAACACCCTCCGGCACCTTGGCTATTGTATGCGTAACCGTAGTCGTCGAGGTCACCGTAACAAGAGTTGTAGTACTACCCTTGCAGCCCGTCTTACCGCCGAGCGACGCTATAACCCATATACTGGCCACGAGCACGGCTACTACGAGTCCGAGAAGAGTTGCGAGCCATATCTTTTCAACAGTCTCCATTCCCTCCGGCCACCCCGGTAGCCCAGCTTACTATCCATTTGTCCAGCGTCCTCTATCTGTACTAATGGTTCGTTGGACAAGATCCACGGTGCCGGTGTAGGAGTGTTTTTATTCCTGGCAGCAACTACACCTATCTGTAGGAAATTGATTGGTGCATTAAGCCTTGGCAGAGACTAATAGGTTTAGTAGCAGGCTAGGAATGGTTGCATGCATACAAGCCGTCAGCGCAATGGTTGCCCTCACCGGGAAGCTCATCGAGGCGAGCTCGCCAGCAATCTTCGGGCGCTTCGCCCTCAGCTTCGCCTACTTCCTCCTACTCGTAGCCGGCCTCGGCTACGTCTTCTCCGGGGCAGTACTGGCAGGCATGAGGCGCCACGACCCACGAGCAGGGACCGCTGGCACAGCCTTCACCATTGGGGCAGGGCTTGCCTCTTTCGGCTTCCTCCTAGAACTACTAGCAGTCATAGCAAACAGTACTCTCACCTTTAAGGCAGGACTCCTCTTCCTATACATCGCCGCCCCGCTCCTCGTAGCAGCCACGGCCCTTGCGGGACTCGTGTTCCTCGACGAGGCCGACCGCGCCAGGGACAGGGCAGCATGGGGTGCCTCAATACTTTACACCGTGTCCCCTGTCCTCGCAGTATTCATGAACGGCGTTGGCTGGGTCCTCGCAGCAATAGTGGCAACAGTAATCATCTGTATAGAGGCCCGCGGCGTACCCGAGACAGAGAGAATAACCAGGACGATAACAAGGCAAGTAGAAAGGATAAGAGAGCCGGAGAGCCAGGGAGAAGAAAAAGAAGCCTAAGTACCCCTCCATGCCTATTTTCATTGATTCGTAGAACTCGCTCCTCTTTTCTTTTCCAGAACCCCTTCTTTGAGCCTCCAGGGCGCAAGCAGTGCTGCTTATAGGGCCGTCGTTGACCCCCTTGTACATTGGTGCGGGCTTAGCGTGGGACAAGTACCTTTAGCCAGATGTGCCTCCGGGGAGGCAGTAGTCGCGGCAGAACACCCATTGGCTGCCTTGGCCGGTGTACGCGTCCTCGAGGAGGGCGGAAACGCTGCCGACGCGGCAGTCGCCGTCGGCTTTGTTCTTAGCGTTGCTCTTCCCCATCTTGGCGGGCTTGGAGGCGACTTCTTCGCACTCATTAGGCTCGGCAGCGGCGAAACATTGTTCATTGACGGCTCTGGCCCTGCGCCGAGAGGGCTCAGCCGCGACCTCCTGGCTTCCCGCGGCTACGACTCGATGCCGCTCCGCGGTCCTCTCGCCGTAAACGTCCCTGGAATGGTTGACGGGCTACGCTTGCTATGGGAGAGGCTCGGAAGCCTAGAGTGGAGCAGGCTCATAGAGCCAGCGGCAAGGATCGCGGAGAACGGGTTCGGGGCCCCGCCGAGCCTAGGCAGGAGCCTAGAAGCATTGTGCAGCGAAGCCGAGGACCCCGGGCTCCGGGAAACATTCTGCAAGCAGTACCGCGGATGGGGGTCCTGGCTCAGGTTCCCAGGCCTAGCCAGGGCACTGAAAGAGGTAGCGAGGGATCCGAGGAGCTTCTACGAGGGAGACATAGCTGAGAAAATATCGAACTACATCGAGGAGAGAGGCGGAGTACTAAGCCCCGAAGACTTGGCAAGCTACCGCGCAGAGGAGGGAAGACCCCTAGAGACCAGCTACCGCGGGGCAAGGCTCTACGAGATGCCCCCGCCGACGCAGGGGATAACGACGCTGCACATAATGAAGCTCTTAGAAGCCATAGAGCTGTCCAGAGTTGACCCCCTCGGCCCCGAGAGGATTAGAGCCCACCTCGAAGCCTATGTCCCAGCCTACTGGGCCAGGGACACCTACGTCACAGATCCGCGCTACATGAGGATCCCAGTGGAGGAGCTCCTATCAAGCAAGTTCATAGAGGATCTCAGAAGGAGGCGAGGCCTCAGCGTAGAAGAGCCGAGGAAGCCCAGCGGAGACACAACATTCTACGTGGTAGCAGACAGCGAGGGCAACATAGTAGCGGGAATCCAGAGCCTCTTCCACCCCTTCGGCTCCCTAGTAGTAGAGCCAACCTACCAGATACCGCTAAACAATAGGGCGAGCAGCTTCAGCCTAGACCCAAGCCACGCAAACACACTAGAGCCCGGGAAGAAGACAATGCACACACTCTCAGCACTCATCATAGACCGCGGCGAAGAAACCTACGCATTAGGGCTCTCCGGGGGACACCCACGCCCACAGCTCCACAGCCTCCTCGCAACAAACCTGCTAGACTACGAGATGAACCCCCAACAAGCACTCGACGCCCCGAGATTCGCATGGCCGCCCGGCACAAAGAAGCTAAGAGTCGAGAAAGGCTACAGAACAACAACCCTTTCAGGCTACACAGTCGAGGAGACACCCTACCCAAGCAGGCTAGGAGTAGCATCAATACTGCTAGAGAAAAACGGCAAACACGCAGCGTGCAGCGACGCGAGGGGAGACGGAACAGCACTAGCAAAAATCTGAAATCCTTGACACCCTTCCAAAGCCAAAAGCAATACCCTCTAGGCTCCTCCTAAGAATACGTGGAACCCGGCTACGCGGTGCTACCATGCCTCGAAAGAGCAGCGTAACAATAAGGGACCTACTGCTCGTCTCGTGCCACGATTTCCGGCTAGAAAGGAGTGTTTTCGAGCGCTGGAAGGGATGGGTTTACAAGGTCCTCGTGCCTACTCTCAAGAAGTACCAGATGATCCACCTCACATACCTTCACCCAATCGGCATAGACTACTTGTACGCTAAGATAACCGACCCCGAGAAATGGAGAATGATACGAGACAAGTACTTCTCCGCTGACACAAGATACATTAAAGACCTTCACAGTATACCCGTCCACCGCTACCTAGGCAAACTATACTTGTTCGGAGATAAGACAGCCGGAGCCCTCTACTACGCGCCCAGAGAGCTTAAAGACGAAATAGCAGCACGCCTAGACACGTTCTACGACGAAGTCCACGAAGCCAGAGTCTACCCGGTCATGAACTGCCTCGGCAAACTATACCCAGAAGCAACCATAGAGGACGCCGAAGACCTTGGAGCCCGCATGCTAACAACGCTGAAAAACATACCCCCATATCGTAGCAGAAACAGATTCCTCGACTACATGCTCATAGCATCACTTGAAGTAAACCCAACCATAACGCTCAAAGAGCTACGCAAACTCATATACCCCGTCAGAGCACGAATAGAAAAACAGCTCAAAGACAGTGCAGAGCTAAGCATCAAATACGTCCTCAGACACTACCACGCACTAAGCAAGAAACACGTACTCGGAAGAATCTTCATAGTCAGCCAAAACGTAAGCCTCTATCCAGTACTTGAAGTCTCCAAAGAAGCGTTAAAGACACTCTACGGATTAGCAACAATAACGTTAGGATCAACATCAATAATAGTCTACGACGACTACGCTCTCGGGTCAATTGCACCCAAAACACTCAATGAATTCGGAGAATTAATTATGCCTATTAACAACTATATAGAAAGCGTTAAAATTGTGGTAGCCTGGATAAGAGCACCAATACCTTTTGAGATGTACAACCCAATTACAGACGAATGGAACCTAGAAAGACCAGCAATAGAGAACCTAATAAAGTTAGTCAAAAAATACAGATTAGCTAGAACAAGCTGACCTTAAATATTAGATCGGCCCACCGTATCCTTTCTTCACTTCAAGTATTTGTACCAGACCGGTTGCTAAGGATAGGTAGGGTGCTATCTTTATCAAGATCTTCTTCTTGTTCACCTTCTTTGCCACGTGTCTCCACCTCCGAGCACTTTGTTCCTCGTGCTGCTTGTACGTCGCAGTGGTTTCTTATCTGGGCTTGTTCCGATTCGGAACATAGTAAAGCGACTAGACTCTGGTACCCCTGCTTGTCTCTGCACATTGAACTGTTCCGATTCATTCACCGGAAAAGCCGCTAACTGACTTACCTGGTTTGTCGGCTTGTGTATTACCTGGGACTTTCGATGGTTTACGTGGATCGTCTTAGAAGGATTGCTCCAGGTCTTTTTGCTGCTCTTAACTCTTTGGCTAAGCAGAGGATAGGAGTTGGTCTCGAATCCCTCTCTAGGGATGAGTTCGTAAGGCTTGTTGAGGAGTTTTTGCCTGGTCGTTCACGTATCCTGGCGAATATCGTGTATGGGGACCAGGTAAACGTGTTGCCGGGGTCGTTGGGTGCTCAGTCGCTTATCGGGGATGGAGGGTTAATGCTTCTCTAGAGGCGCGGAGATGCGGAGAAATAGGTGGCTGCTGGCTATCTGCTTAGCAGCTTCCGGATCAAGAGCGCTAATAGTATCCATAGCATGCCGGTAAACAATAGGCTATAGACTAGGCTTACTAGAAGCCGTTTCCACGCAGATTCTCCCTCAGAGCCCATGTCCACCCGGACCACGAGGCTGACTTCACGCATAGCTCCTGTCTCTTGGTCTCTCAGCACGCCGTTGCATTCATAGACATCGATGCCCCATAGCCCCTTCTCGGCAGCCCTGCAGACAAGGCCAGCGTTGGCTAACTCTTCTACGCGCTTGCGCTGAGCCTTGACGGCGTCTTCGAGCTTCTTATACTTGCATACCTTCTCGTAGACCTCGCCGCTATCGCTGTGTACGATGTAGCAGTATCGGAGGCTGTGGGCCAAGCCCAGGGCACCTTTTCTGCATAAGAAGCCTTTTTGTCCCCGCCTTGCGCGGGTTGTTGAGAAAAACCATGCTTATTCTTAGCTCTGTATACGTGGATACTCTATGAGTGCTACTGCTGCTCTGCTTCGTAGCCGTGTAGCCTCTCTATGAGCCCCTCGACACTCCTGGCTAGCAGCGGGCCTACGTCTAGCTCCTCTGCCTTGCTCCAGCGCGGCTTGACCGTGTTGGTGCAGTATAGTTTCTCTAGGCCGCTCTCCTCTAGCTTCTCTACAGCGTTGCCTACTAGGAGGCAGTGGGTTATTGCCGCATAGACCCTGGTTGCGCCCTGGTCTAGGAGCAGCTTGGCGGCCTTGGCTAGTGTTCCCCCGGTGCTCACAATATCGTCCACGATGATTATTGTGGCGCCTTTGGCGTCCAGCTTCTTCGGCTTCATCGTTATTTCTCCAGTGACTCTGTCACGGTGCTTCTCCAGGTGGTCGAAGGGCAGTCCCAGCTTCTCTCCAAGGGACTTGGCGCGGGGGAGCGCGCCCTTGTCGGGGGCGATTACGTAGGCTAGCTCGGCTTCCTCGACGACTGGTCGGAGAGCCTCCGCGAACACGGGGGATGGGTCAATATTTGCCGCGGGGCCGGGGAACCACTCGAGGCTATACTGCTTATGGATATCGATTGTCGCTAGGGCCTCTGCGCCGGCTGAGGCGAGTGCGCGGAGCACTGCGCGTATGCTTATCGGCTCGCCTCGCAGGAAGCGACGATCCTGCCTACTATAGGCGAGATACAGCGGCGCAGCGACGACGCTGGCGGCGCCTAGGCCCCGGAGCGCCTCTATGAGTAGCATTCCCTCAACTATCCTCGTGCTAGGCTCGGGGAACCCGGTGAAGACCGCGACCCCTACACCCTCGGGGGCCCCCGCTACGCGGACATAGGCCTCGCCGTCGGGGAACTGCTTCCACGAAGCCTCGACGAGGTCTGCGCCAATGGTTTTCGCAGCGCTTCTCGCCGCTTCGCACGCGTAGCCCAGGCAGGCGAAGAAGAGACTTGGCCTAGTCATGTCTGCTTAGCCCCAGTTATCCCGGGGCAGAGGCTCGGGAGGAGAAATTAGTACGTGTCCCATATCGTGCCAAACTCTTCCCGGAACCCCTCTTCAAGGAAGGGTGCTGGCACCAAGTAGTAGCCAAGGCTCTTGGCAGGAATGAGTACACCCGCAGCCATCATCGCGTTGAACGAGTCGCTTATCATGCCGTCAACCTCTAGCCTCCTCCAAGGCGATAGCACCGGGTAGGCGAAGCCACCGTAGCTCCCACGGTAGAGCTTATCGTAGACAGCCTTGTGGAGAGCCTCCTCCCCCACCGCTATGCTTCCCCGAGGCGTAAG from Pyrofollis japonicus harbors:
- the prs gene encoding ribose-phosphate diphosphokinase; this translates as MTRPSLFFACLGYACEAARSAAKTIGADLVEASWKQFPDGEAYVRVAGAPEGVGVAVFTGFPEPSTRIVEGMLLIEALRGLGAASVVAAPLYLAYSRQDRRFLRGEPISIRAVLRALASAGAEALATIDIHKQYSLEWFPGPAANIDPSPVFAEALRPVVEEAELAYVIAPDKGALPRAKSLGEKLGLPFDHLEKHRDRVTGEITMKPKKLDAKGATIIIVDDIVSTGGTLAKAAKLLLDQGATRVYAAITHCLLVGNAVEKLEESGLEKLYCTNTVKPRWSKAEELDVGPLLARSVEGLIERLHGYEAEQQ
- the rnz gene encoding ribonuclease Z; the encoded protein is MELGVVFLGSSAAVPTRSRGLPGIAVVYRGSVVLLDCGEGTQARLTEAGISPLRLAAVLITHLHGDHVFGLPGLLQSMSMLGRRHVLLVAGPPGLYGFLREAARYTGWLPPYPLYVVELEPWEKLVLPNGFEATAFPVDHGARVAYGYRLVEPPRKPKINLEKAARLGLRPGPLFSKLQRGEPVVIDGRLIRPEDVVEEQPRVTIVYTGDTRPTRTVVEAAKGATVLIHDSTFTSDMAEEAHEQGHSTALDAARAAGEAGVEMLVLYHISARYDDPEPLLAEARRIHPRVVVAEDLAKLVLRP
- a CDS encoding gamma-glutamyltransferase family protein — protein: MSLQGASSAAYRAVVDPLVHWCGLSVGQVPLARCASGEAVVAAEHPLAALAGVRVLEEGGNAADAAVAVGFVLSVALPHLGGLGGDFFALIRLGSGETLFIDGSGPAPRGLSRDLLASRGYDSMPLRGPLAVNVPGMVDGLRLLWERLGSLEWSRLIEPAARIAENGFGAPPSLGRSLEALCSEAEDPGLRETFCKQYRGWGSWLRFPGLARALKEVARDPRSFYEGDIAEKISNYIEERGGVLSPEDLASYRAEEGRPLETSYRGARLYEMPPPTQGITTLHIMKLLEAIELSRVDPLGPERIRAHLEAYVPAYWARDTYVTDPRYMRIPVEELLSSKFIEDLRRRRGLSVEEPRKPSGDTTFYVVADSEGNIVAGIQSLFHPFGSLVVEPTYQIPLNNRASSFSLDPSHANTLEPGKKTMHTLSALIIDRGEETYALGLSGGHPRPQLHSLLATNLLDYEMNPQQALDAPRFAWPPGTKKLRVEKGYRTTTLSGYTVEETPYPSRLGVASILLEKNGKHAACSDARGDGTALAKI